In Methanobacterium sp., the following proteins share a genomic window:
- the hypA gene encoding hydrogenase maturation nickel metallochaperone HypA: MHELSMADAIVKTAVDVAEKNNAQEISEVTIEIGKLTLLNPEQLKFMIGVLSENTLLEGAEIIIEEVPIEIKCKSCDFVGPAGDDLDHFVPIVKCPECEEQDLKIIKGRECNVKSIKIEKEDDDA, encoded by the coding sequence ATGCACGAGCTTTCAATGGCCGATGCCATAGTAAAGACTGCAGTTGATGTTGCAGAGAAAAATAACGCTCAAGAAATTAGCGAAGTTACCATAGAAATTGGAAAATTAACTTTATTAAATCCTGAACAGCTTAAATTTATGATTGGTGTTTTAAGTGAAAATACGCTCCTTGAAGGGGCTGAAATCATTATAGAAGAAGTTCCAATCGAAATAAAATGTAAATCCTGTGATTTTGTGGGACCTGCAGGGGATGATCTTGACCATTTTGTACCCATTGTAAAATGTCCTGAATGTGAAGAACAAGATTTAAAGATAATTAAAGGCAGAGAATGCAATGTAAAAAGTATTAAAATAGAAAAGGAGGATGACGATGCATAA